The sequence TGGGAAAATGTTGAAGGAGTTCTTAATGACAAAACAAATGCTTTTGGAAACTTCATAGCTGGACTTGCAGGGTTTGACGATGAAATTAAAGTAAGTAAGTGGACAAAATCAGGGTATTTAGAAGGTCCAAATAGAAATGTTGCATGGCGAGTTATTGACGCAAAATATTTTGGTTTAGCACAACAACGTAAACGACTTTATGTACTTGCTGGAGGTAAAGACTTTCGACCAGACCAAGTACTTTTTGAATTTGACAACCAAAACATTGTAAAGAAATTAAAAGCGTCAAAACAAGATAATTCAAACGGCAACATTTTTAATCTGTTTTCTGACAGTCATCAAACTAATGAAATTCTTGACAAAAAAGTATTTTACAAAGGCAATACAAAGTTTGAAATATTTAGAGAATATACAGACTGTCTTTATTCAGCTTACGGCACTAAATGGAACGGCAATGCAGCAGCGTACAATGGTTCATTATACATTGCACAAGACGACAGAATAAGAAGATTTACACCGTTAGAATGCGAAAGACTAATGGGTTTTCCTGACAATTACACATCGGTTAATGGAAACAGCGATACAAATCGTTTTCAGGCAATTGGTAACTCTTGGGCTGTACCAGTTGTAAAATGGATTGGCAACCAAATCGACAATTTTCTAAAACAAAAGACTAACCATGAAGTAACTTGTTGGTACAAATCAGCAAGGAAGTCAACAAATAATTTAAGTGCTGACTTGTATTTGTTAGACAATGTAATTTCAATAAATCAAAAATTATATCTCAACAGTTCGACAGTTCCAAACACACCAATTGAAAGCACCATTGAAGACATAGTTCAAATTGACAATGTGCCTGAAAAATTTTATTTAAGTCCTCAAGCGTGTAGAGGAATTTTAAGACGAAAACAAGAAAGAGATTTAAAAATGAACTCTCAACTTGAAACACTAATGACAATAATTGGTCAAGAAGAACGAACACTTCAAGAGGCATGACAAGAACGCCAGCAGGTAACAGCACCTATAAGAAATTGGCGGTTCAGTGGTTAAATGAAGTTCAGTTTTTCAATCAAACTTTCGTGCAGGTTGACAGTTTTGTGCTTCGAAATCGCCAACT is a genomic window of Bacteroidota bacterium containing:
- the dcm gene encoding DNA (cytosine-5-)-methyltransferase, with the protein product MKDKLTFGSVCSGIEASQLAFAPFGYEQLWSSEIAEFPSKVLHHHYPNIPNLGDMTELPDLILKGKVQAPDLFCGGTPCQAFSLAGWKNGLADKRGQLTITFIEIANAIDETRAKEKKDRSIVLWENVEGVLNDKTNAFGNFIAGLAGFDDEIKVSKWTKSGYLEGPNRNVAWRVIDAKYFGLAQQRKRLYVLAGGKDFRPDQVLFEFDNQNIVKKLKASKQDNSNGNIFNLFSDSHQTNEILDKKVFYKGNTKFEIFREYTDCLYSAYGTKWNGNAAAYNGSLYIAQDDRIRRFTPLECERLMGFPDNYTSVNGNSDTNRFQAIGNSWAVPVVKWIGNQIDNFLKQKTNHEVTCWYKSARKSTNNLSADLYLLDNVISINQKLYLNSSTVPNTPIESTIEDIVQIDNVPEKFYLSPQACRGILRRKQERDLKMNSQLETLMTIIGQEERTLQEA